A single region of the Gracilibacillus caseinilyticus genome encodes:
- a CDS encoding ABC transporter substrate-binding protein, with protein sequence MNLKSKAWMLLLGLACIAILMTACNAGEDEPASSSDDASGEDTSSETNDSDEPVKIMFHTHGNEASYNWSETIPAFEEAHPNIDVELVILSEKGDTNEALQKLDLAASSGEQLDVLMFSDPASYAQRVDLGMVAPIDEFIEEEGFEVNEEYKVNTKLGDSYYALPGKFNPWYVLVNKDHLEEAGLEMPTDWTWDEFAEYAKQLTTDDHYGTYFHGPQNGGWMEYMKLALASKAENTEFLQADGSSNFTDPMFKKSLELRWQMEKEDKSATPYTDIMSQQLHYRDQFFNQDASLVTIGSWMNTELGGTDQFPLNFNVGIAPYPKNDEGDEGGYTPVTTDYMAVASSSEHKQAAYEFIRWYTTEGQIVQGKNIPSWNGVGDDELESIVTTILEDTNNPEKVDKEALISVLKNSKASEIIPPAPYQAEIYEMVNEEYEKLIYEEQDIDATIEAMDQRANEIIENNQ encoded by the coding sequence ATGAATTTAAAAAGTAAAGCATGGATGTTGTTGCTAGGTTTGGCATGTATCGCGATCTTGATGACTGCGTGTAATGCTGGGGAGGATGAGCCAGCTTCAAGCTCTGATGATGCGAGTGGGGAAGATACAAGTTCTGAAACAAATGATTCAGATGAACCGGTTAAAATTATGTTCCACACGCATGGTAATGAAGCTTCCTATAATTGGTCAGAAACAATTCCGGCATTTGAAGAAGCCCATCCTAATATTGATGTTGAACTAGTCATTCTTAGTGAGAAAGGGGACACGAATGAAGCACTGCAGAAACTGGATCTTGCAGCGTCCTCTGGCGAACAGTTGGATGTATTAATGTTTAGTGATCCTGCTTCTTATGCACAACGAGTGGATTTAGGTATGGTAGCACCGATTGATGAATTTATTGAAGAAGAAGGTTTTGAAGTGAATGAAGAGTATAAAGTAAACACCAAGCTAGGTGACAGCTATTATGCTTTACCAGGTAAATTCAACCCATGGTACGTACTGGTGAACAAAGACCATTTAGAAGAGGCGGGTCTTGAAATGCCGACTGATTGGACTTGGGATGAATTTGCTGAATATGCCAAACAATTAACGACTGATGACCATTATGGTACGTACTTCCATGGCCCGCAAAATGGTGGCTGGATGGAATATATGAAACTAGCATTAGCAAGTAAAGCCGAAAATACAGAATTTTTACAAGCGGATGGCAGCTCGAACTTTACCGATCCAATGTTTAAGAAATCATTAGAGCTTCGTTGGCAAATGGAGAAAGAAGATAAGTCCGCAACACCTTATACCGATATTATGTCACAGCAACTTCATTATCGTGATCAGTTCTTTAATCAAGATGCCAGCCTCGTCACAATTGGAAGCTGGATGAATACCGAGCTTGGTGGTACGGATCAATTCCCGTTAAACTTTAATGTGGGCATTGCACCATATCCTAAAAATGATGAAGGAGATGAAGGCGGTTATACACCTGTAACAACGGATTACATGGCGGTTGCATCCAGCTCTGAACACAAACAGGCAGCGTATGAATTCATCCGTTGGTACACAACAGAAGGCCAAATCGTCCAAGGTAAGAATATTCCTTCATGGAATGGTGTAGGTGATGATGAATTAGAAAGCATCGTTACGACTATTTTAGAGGATACAAATAATCCAGAAAAAGTAGATAAAGAAGCGCTTATCTCTGTATTGAAAAATTCAAAAGCATCTGAAATTATTCCTCCTGCGCCATATCAGGCAGAGATTTATGAAATGGTGAATGAAGAATACGAAAAATTGATCTACGAAGAGCAGGATATTGATGCCACGATTGAAGCAATGGATCAACGGGCTAACGAGATTATCGAAAATAATCAATAA
- a CDS encoding carbohydrate ABC transporter permease has translation MSTIILFFCSIAFLLPFIWMLSTSLKIEADVFKYPIEWIPSRWNGIANYQEVWFGEQPFYLYYWNSIKVAVLTTVISATVSALAAYGFSKVRFPAGGWLFLVVLATYMVPPQASLVPQFILYRYLGLFDTHIGLILLGSFSVLGTFMLRQFFIGIHNDFIDAAKIDGAGHWRIFWRIALPIVRPAVATYAILRFIWTWNDYQNPLIFLRTDALYTIQLAMQKFTTLNGSFYTLIMAAAVSAILPLLIVFILGQKHVIDGIALGGVKG, from the coding sequence GTGAGTACTATTATATTATTCTTTTGCAGTATTGCGTTTTTGCTTCCATTCATTTGGATGTTATCGACGTCCTTAAAAATCGAGGCAGATGTGTTTAAGTATCCGATTGAATGGATTCCTTCGAGATGGAATGGCATTGCGAACTATCAGGAAGTCTGGTTTGGTGAACAGCCATTTTATTTATACTATTGGAACTCGATAAAGGTAGCTGTGTTAACAACGGTTATTTCAGCAACGGTTTCTGCTTTGGCTGCTTATGGTTTCTCTAAAGTCCGATTTCCAGCAGGCGGGTGGCTGTTTCTGGTTGTGTTAGCGACCTACATGGTTCCTCCACAAGCAAGTCTAGTGCCACAATTTATTTTATACCGTTATTTAGGATTATTTGATACCCACATTGGTTTGATATTATTAGGTAGTTTTAGTGTGTTAGGTACGTTTATGCTCCGGCAATTCTTTATAGGCATTCACAACGATTTTATTGATGCAGCCAAGATTGATGGCGCCGGCCATTGGCGGATTTTCTGGCGCATTGCCTTACCAATTGTTAGGCCAGCAGTTGCAACGTATGCGATTTTGCGATTTATCTGGACATGGAATGACTATCAGAATCCGTTAATTTTCTTGCGCACGGATGCACTATATACGATTCAGCTTGCGATGCAGAAGTTTACGACATTGAACGGAAGCTTCTATACCTTGATTATGGCGGCTGCTGTATCTGCGATTCTGCCATTATTAATTGTCTTTATACTTGGACAAAAACATGTTATTGATGGTATTGCACTAGGTGGTGTGAAAGGGTAA
- a CDS encoding carbohydrate ABC transporter permease → MASKQVASVEEWQQQDSSKKAKKSRIEKNESLAGLLFISPMFIGISVIVLFPIVATFILAFADWKFVTGIDQLQWVGFDNFRALLNDEKFIKSIINNAVFILTVPITMIIALFLAVIIDKNVYLKGYFKVAFFMPYISSVVAIAVVWQVLFHPSQGPINQVLMSLGIDNPPTWISDPNFALISLMTIHIWISIGFSLIVYIAGLQSIPKELYEAADIDGANSWYKFKSITFPMISPTSFFLLITGIIASFKVFDLIAVLTQGGPLNSTTMLVWHLYERAFLELDVGYASAIAVVLFLFVFLITIIQWIGQKKWVNY, encoded by the coding sequence ATGGCAAGTAAACAAGTAGCATCCGTTGAGGAATGGCAACAACAAGATTCCTCCAAAAAAGCGAAAAAATCAAGAATAGAAAAAAATGAAAGCCTGGCAGGGCTGTTATTTATTTCACCGATGTTTATCGGAATATCTGTCATTGTGTTGTTCCCGATTGTTGCAACCTTTATCTTAGCTTTTGCCGACTGGAAATTTGTCACTGGTATTGATCAGTTGCAATGGGTAGGCTTTGATAATTTCCGTGCACTTTTAAACGATGAGAAATTTATTAAATCTATTATCAACAATGCCGTTTTTATTCTTACTGTCCCGATCACGATGATCATTGCCTTGTTTTTAGCTGTAATCATTGATAAAAATGTCTACTTGAAGGGCTATTTTAAAGTTGCCTTTTTTATGCCGTATATATCTAGTGTTGTTGCGATCGCAGTGGTATGGCAAGTGCTTTTTCATCCTTCACAGGGGCCGATTAATCAGGTGTTAATGTCATTGGGAATTGATAATCCGCCTACCTGGATTTCTGATCCCAATTTTGCATTAATTTCGTTAATGACAATTCATATTTGGATTTCCATCGGTTTTAGTCTGATCGTGTATATTGCCGGTCTGCAGTCAATACCGAAAGAGCTCTATGAAGCGGCTGACATCGATGGTGCTAACAGCTGGTATAAGTTTAAAAGTATCACGTTTCCGATGATTTCACCAACATCTTTTTTTCTATTAATTACAGGTATTATTGCATCCTTTAAAGTATTTGATTTAATTGCCGTACTGACCCAGGGTGGACCGTTAAATTCAACGACTATGCTTGTTTGGCATTTATATGAACGAGCATTTTTGGAGTTAGATGTCGGTTATGCGTCAGCTATCGCTGTAGTTTTATTCCTGTTTGTCTTCCTGATTACGATCATTCAATGGATTGGACAGAAAAAATGGGTGAATTATTAA
- a CDS encoding YesL family protein, with protein MQFDTSGGIFKICEWLYRLALLQIIAIIFTLAGGIIFGIFPAITAMFALNSKWLAQEDFSITKTFWEAFKQHFVKSNVVGLAVLLTGTALYIDFALLQNFSGIFYYLILSSSATVFVLSIIVLLYVFGLMITFPDSRLIDLIKRAIQISTLFPLQTVWMGLSLISFLFICWVIPGIGFLFMGSGLSCIAMYFSRFALTRIESIMIPTAHTSILKERGVIHGK; from the coding sequence ATGCAGTTTGACACATCTGGTGGAATATTCAAGATTTGTGAGTGGCTCTATCGCCTGGCGTTACTTCAAATTATCGCCATCATCTTTACATTGGCTGGAGGGATTATTTTTGGGATTTTCCCAGCGATTACAGCAATGTTCGCTTTAAATAGTAAATGGCTTGCGCAAGAGGATTTTTCAATCACGAAAACCTTCTGGGAAGCGTTTAAGCAGCATTTTGTAAAAAGTAATGTAGTGGGGTTGGCTGTTTTGCTCACTGGCACTGCTTTGTATATCGATTTTGCATTGTTACAAAATTTTTCAGGTATTTTCTATTACCTTATTCTTAGCAGTAGTGCAACTGTATTCGTATTGTCGATCATTGTCTTGCTCTATGTGTTTGGTCTAATGATTACCTTTCCAGATAGCAGGCTCATTGACCTGATCAAAAGAGCGATACAAATCAGTACATTGTTTCCGTTACAAACGGTCTGGATGGGCTTATCTTTAATCAGTTTTCTTTTCATTTGCTGGGTAATCCCAGGGATTGGCTTTTTATTTATGGGCAGTGGCTTATCATGTATTGCCATGTACTTTAGTCGATTTGCTTTAACGAGAATTGAATCAATCATGATTCCAACAGCACATACTTCCATTTTGAAAGAGAGAGGTGTTATCCATGGCAAGTAA
- a CDS encoding Ig-like domain-containing protein, which yields MDETNPQKFRQNWDQYDQTTRNNIDQLNVHTYWPAERNAARDVAKGADKRLWMSEVDLGPSGIPQDFDNIEPGLALSERITSDITNLESKAWVLWQAIEDQENMNAENENMNWGLIHVDFTPDNFETLEWHKNKKYYTMANYTKFIRPGDHVINNDNENTLASINTSRNQAVVVYTNTSDTEKNIDIDSSGFKQVDSSATATPHITSASANLQQGEAIEIEKEKLMTTVEPKSVTTFVIDGVTGVDQTESHIKADKSYHIENVNSEKVLDLNDNSVVQFSKDRDRTTQQWQLLKVTDGYTSKELYRIKNLAGGQVLTHKDGTVTLAPFQNLDAQKWMLSTSGNGIYTLINKESGTLLDVGDQSTNEGASVGVWKATSGANQQWTITETGIAKVEDVKVWTSVGTEPTLPETVHVYYSDGTEDDVSVNWESIEGDQYQSEGMIKVEGEIPNSAKKATATVYVSDIKELEVLKQKTVKGNAPNLPDTVTATLTNGEKVDIAVNWNEVDSNAYAEFGQFTVKGVIEGTNMQAIAYIQVVKGGLENVALNESDQPFPKASASFTGQWDDVNQLNDGDYSDARWTNWDPNEWREKDWVEIDFREEQLLSHVTFSFYDDEGGTRPPESLYLEYWNGDEWIKIAGSDVNVEAEDDITIDFEEITTSKVRAKLTAMADTCIAIREMEVYGIGDVPVVGDQTTLDNIWVNEQPLKNFESTNYNYEMELEQGEEIPVIQVETSDLLATYETVLPESVPGEAKIIVTAENGEDTATYTIHITAKEPEPTNPEDDSEEGDSDDSTDDSDQEKPVYSEINLSEKDNLIYKEVEAGQTYKIQGSKSKIKMPFDLPTGTKLAIYEKDIMEANHTGLQKAGDGYTFVFKYPEGAESPNKNFQLTLEYDEKVDGDKDIYYYNKESDQWKAQAATDDKPEQTLTVMVSQFSSYAVLTKTSAEENTENEENASNNNLPNTATNQFNLLFAGLCLLIIGSFAWRDRRSRIK from the coding sequence ATGGATGAAACAAACCCTCAGAAATTTCGTCAAAACTGGGATCAATACGATCAGACAACCAGAAATAATATTGATCAACTCAATGTACATACGTATTGGCCCGCTGAAAGAAATGCAGCGAGGGATGTTGCTAAGGGTGCGGACAAACGCTTGTGGATGTCAGAGGTGGATCTGGGACCAAGTGGAATTCCTCAGGATTTTGACAACATAGAACCAGGCTTAGCATTGTCGGAAAGGATTACTTCTGATATTACCAACTTGGAGTCAAAAGCTTGGGTACTTTGGCAAGCCATTGAAGACCAAGAAAATATGAACGCCGAAAACGAAAATATGAACTGGGGACTCATCCACGTAGATTTCACTCCGGATAATTTTGAAACACTGGAATGGCATAAAAATAAAAAATATTACACAATGGCAAACTATACAAAATTCATTCGTCCTGGTGATCATGTGATTAATAATGATAATGAAAATACCCTTGCTTCCATTAATACTTCTAGAAATCAAGCCGTGGTGGTTTATACAAATACATCTGATACGGAAAAGAACATTGATATTGATTCCTCAGGATTTAAACAAGTGGATTCATCAGCGACTGCCACGCCCCATATTACTTCAGCTTCAGCAAATCTGCAGCAAGGGGAAGCGATTGAGATAGAAAAAGAGAAATTAATGACAACAGTTGAACCAAAATCTGTTACCACTTTTGTGATTGATGGTGTAACAGGTGTGGATCAAACTGAAAGCCATATTAAAGCTGATAAATCATACCATATAGAAAATGTGAACAGTGAAAAAGTTTTAGATCTGAATGATAATTCAGTAGTTCAATTTTCAAAAGACCGTGACAGGACAACCCAACAATGGCAATTACTAAAAGTTACAGATGGATATACCTCTAAGGAACTATATCGAATAAAGAATCTTGCCGGCGGCCAGGTCTTAACCCATAAGGATGGAACTGTGACATTGGCTCCTTTTCAGAACTTAGACGCACAGAAATGGATGCTTTCGACTTCAGGAAACGGTATATATACCCTTATTAACAAAGAGAGTGGCACCCTTTTAGATGTAGGTGATCAATCGACGAATGAAGGTGCTTCCGTCGGGGTGTGGAAAGCAACTTCTGGTGCTAATCAACAGTGGACAATCACAGAAACAGGTATTGCAAAAGTAGAGGATGTTAAAGTGTGGACGTCAGTTGGAACAGAACCTACACTTCCAGAAACCGTTCATGTGTATTACAGTGATGGTACAGAAGATGATGTCTCTGTCAATTGGGAGTCAATCGAAGGTGACCAATATCAATCAGAAGGTATGATTAAAGTAGAGGGAGAAATTCCAAACTCTGCAAAAAAAGCTACTGCAACGGTTTATGTTAGTGATATAAAGGAATTGGAAGTGTTAAAACAAAAAACAGTGAAAGGGAATGCGCCGAATTTACCAGATACAGTAACGGCAACCCTAACAAATGGCGAGAAAGTGGATATAGCGGTGAATTGGAATGAAGTCGATTCTAATGCTTATGCTGAATTCGGACAATTCACTGTAAAAGGTGTTATTGAAGGAACAAACATGCAAGCAATTGCCTATATACAAGTGGTAAAAGGTGGTCTCGAAAATGTGGCATTAAATGAAAGTGACCAGCCTTTTCCAAAAGCTTCAGCCTCGTTTACTGGACAATGGGATGATGTTAATCAGTTAAACGATGGTGATTACTCTGATGCACGATGGACAAATTGGGATCCAAACGAATGGAGAGAAAAGGATTGGGTTGAAATTGATTTTAGAGAAGAGCAATTACTATCCCACGTTACCTTCTCTTTCTATGATGATGAAGGCGGTACAAGACCTCCAGAATCGTTATACTTGGAATATTGGAATGGCGATGAATGGATAAAAATAGCTGGATCAGATGTCAACGTGGAAGCAGAAGATGACATAACTATTGACTTTGAAGAGATCACCACTTCTAAGGTAAGAGCAAAGTTAACGGCCATGGCGGATACATGTATTGCGATTAGGGAAATGGAGGTTTACGGAATAGGGGATGTACCAGTTGTTGGTGATCAGACCACATTGGACAATATATGGGTAAATGAGCAACCGTTAAAAAACTTTGAATCTACTAATTACAACTATGAAATGGAATTAGAACAAGGTGAAGAAATACCTGTTATTCAGGTAGAAACGAGTGATCTGTTAGCAACTTATGAAACGGTATTGCCAGAGTCAGTGCCCGGAGAAGCAAAAATAATAGTAACAGCAGAGAATGGAGAAGACACCGCAACATATACAATCCATATAACTGCAAAGGAACCTGAACCAACGAATCCAGAGGATGATTCAGAAGAGGGAGATAGTGATGACTCTACTGACGATTCTGATCAGGAAAAGCCTGTATATTCCGAGATAAATCTAAGTGAAAAAGATAACTTGATTTATAAAGAAGTTGAAGCAGGTCAAACATATAAAATTCAAGGTTCAAAGTCGAAAATAAAAATGCCATTCGATCTACCAACAGGAACGAAACTAGCGATTTATGAAAAAGATATCATGGAAGCCAATCACACTGGGTTGCAAAAAGCTGGGGATGGTTACACGTTTGTTTTTAAATATCCTGAAGGTGCCGAATCACCAAACAAAAATTTTCAGTTAACCCTTGAATATGATGAAAAAGTTGACGGCGATAAAGACATTTATTATTACAATAAAGAGAGCGATCAATGGAAAGCACAAGCTGCAACGGATGATAAACCAGAACAAACATTGACCGTTATGGTTTCTCAATTTTCAAGTTATGCGGTATTGACAAAGACATCAGCGGAAGAAAACACGGAGAATGAAGAAAATGCGAGTAACAATAACTTACCAAATACGGCGACTAACCAATTTAATTTATTATTTGCTGGTTTATGTTTGCTCATTATAGGGAGTTTTGCATGGAGAGACAGACGAAGTCGAATCAAATAA
- a CDS encoding ATP-binding protein, which yields MKLNKMDAIVTTDVSDFLKKFVKRVREDISKVMTLQTEAEDDFKYYEELEKAFWQKTSYHKNYNKLTKKEVYHLLYYHFHRTSDMFDVPNSQYNLTEGVIKNHYGYLTIAHQDYTEYISFLPMAEMPVTAENNQYILDIIESTDFPVEFQIRYHFKENEKNIRQVRKLKRRFRNFDQEIHSTNTADEDTIVETASERMGDLLDDVKKNSRQLLYMTFTLVISDRDKQLLEEKYQMLQTIFKNTGFKLSRPLVDQLTLFSQSLPGSFTAYDYFEQVVDETYLAQSSMDINNKIGNRFGMVLGKVVTGKKLSSVEQAREINNNIVVFNPTLTKRAIKGAVHTNGNILITGPPGSGKSMLVKYFFTWSTFFGSKVLYIDPKNELQRYYQEALEKYGDIPEFREMYERINFVHLSEESEFAGALDPLVFLEGDKAIQTAMMILNTLAEVSVNQGNRNESVTIYESILEEVNNAESPTLTGVVDRIIEKDDTLGKYIEKYKYGIGRMLFGQEDSQGLDFKRQINVLGLQGLKLPTSDNMNDEERIGLCLMMSISKYVHTFSTNKGEDAQIIFDEAWILKRSTHGQDLIDEMLRTGRSLKTDIILVTQAYDDYNVDTTKEQIGVKFAFRPKSDEAIKPILRFFDMEENPENIEVVNSLKSGMCLFQDHIGRNQAIAIDILFDEWFEAFKTTDRESTAIQYEEVYS from the coding sequence GTGAAATTGAATAAAATGGATGCTATAGTTACTACTGATGTATCAGATTTTTTGAAGAAATTTGTTAAACGAGTTCGTGAAGACATTTCTAAAGTGATGACTTTGCAAACAGAAGCAGAAGACGATTTCAAATACTATGAGGAATTAGAAAAAGCTTTCTGGCAGAAAACAAGTTATCACAAAAATTATAATAAGTTAACCAAAAAAGAAGTTTACCACTTACTTTATTATCATTTCCACCGTACTAGCGATATGTTTGATGTTCCAAACAGTCAATATAATTTAACCGAAGGAGTTATTAAAAATCATTATGGCTATCTCACTATAGCACATCAAGATTATACAGAGTATATCAGCTTTCTTCCTATGGCTGAAATGCCTGTTACAGCTGAAAATAATCAATATATATTAGATATTATTGAAAGTACCGACTTCCCAGTTGAGTTTCAAATTAGATATCATTTCAAAGAAAATGAAAAGAATATACGACAAGTACGAAAATTAAAGCGACGTTTCCGTAATTTTGATCAAGAAATCCATTCAACGAATACAGCTGATGAAGATACTATTGTAGAGACAGCCAGTGAACGCATGGGTGATTTGTTGGATGATGTAAAAAAGAATTCACGTCAATTATTATATATGACGTTCACATTAGTAATATCGGATAGAGATAAACAATTGTTAGAAGAAAAGTATCAAATGTTGCAAACGATATTCAAAAATACTGGTTTTAAACTCTCCAGACCATTGGTAGATCAACTAACATTATTTTCACAATCGTTACCAGGTTCATTTACTGCTTATGATTACTTTGAGCAAGTGGTAGATGAAACCTATTTAGCACAATCTTCAATGGATATTAATAACAAAATTGGGAATCGTTTCGGTATGGTTTTAGGTAAAGTGGTGACTGGTAAAAAGTTAAGTAGCGTTGAACAGGCGAGGGAGATTAATAATAATATCGTGGTATTTAATCCAACTCTAACTAAAAGAGCGATTAAAGGAGCTGTACACACCAATGGTAATATTTTAATCACAGGACCTCCGGGAAGTGGTAAATCCATGTTGGTTAAATATTTCTTTACATGGTCAACCTTTTTTGGATCCAAAGTGTTATATATAGACCCGAAAAATGAGTTGCAACGGTATTATCAAGAAGCTTTGGAAAAGTATGGAGATATACCAGAATTTCGAGAAATGTATGAACGTATCAATTTTGTTCATCTATCGGAAGAAAGCGAATTTGCAGGAGCTCTTGACCCTCTTGTGTTTTTAGAAGGAGATAAAGCTATTCAAACAGCTATGATGATTTTAAATACGCTTGCGGAGGTTTCTGTTAACCAAGGTAATAGGAATGAATCCGTCACGATTTATGAATCGATTTTGGAGGAAGTGAACAATGCTGAAAGCCCTACTTTGACAGGGGTGGTTGATCGTATTATTGAAAAAGATGATACGTTAGGTAAATATATTGAAAAATACAAATATGGTATAGGGCGCATGTTGTTTGGTCAAGAGGATTCGCAAGGTTTAGATTTCAAAAGACAAATTAATGTTCTTGGGTTGCAGGGATTAAAACTTCCGACCTCCGACAATATGAATGATGAGGAACGTATAGGGCTTTGTTTAATGATGAGTATATCAAAGTATGTTCATACCTTTTCTACTAATAAAGGTGAAGATGCGCAAATTATATTTGATGAAGCTTGGATTTTGAAACGTTCTACTCATGGTCAAGATTTAATTGACGAAATGTTACGTACAGGGCGATCTTTAAAGACTGATATTATCCTCGTTACACAAGCATACGACGATTACAACGTGGACACCACAAAAGAGCAAATAGGTGTTAAATTTGCTTTTCGTCCTAAATCAGATGAAGCAATTAAACCAATACTACGATTCTTTGATATGGAAGAGAATCCTGAAAATATCGAAGTTGTTAACAGCTTGAAATCTGGTATGTGTCTTTTCCAAGATCATATAGGTAGAAATCAAGCGATTGCTATAGATATTCTTTTTGATGAATGGTTCGAAGCGTTTAAAACAACAGATCGCGAAAGTACAGCTATTCAGTATGAAGAAGTTTACAGTTAG